The genomic stretch CTTCCCGGGACAGTTCGTAGATGCGCCTCGAAACGTTGGTGGTCCCGGAGAAGAGCTCGTCCTCGATCTCATCGATGTCATTTTCTAAGCCGACGAACACCGGTTCATATTCATCAACGACCTGGTCAATAACGGCGTAGAGAATTGCCAAGGGGCCGATGGCCAGAAGGTCTGGATCAAGTTCGAGCCGATGGCGAACCTGAGCCAACTTGGGGGATTCGGCATGCCTGACCGTGACGACAAAATCGGTACCTGCATAGACATGAAGCTCGCCGAACTCAACTTTTTCTTCCTCGTCGAGATAACGGGCGGGTCGGAGCACGGCAAAAAGATGATCTCCGTAGTGCTCCAATTTGGGTCGCTGATGCCCAGCGAGCGTGTCCTCAACGGCAAGTTCGTGGAGTCCGAGTTCGTCGGCAACCTCGTTCATTTCCGCTTGGTCGGGACGGTAGAGCCCCAGCCACGACATGCCTCCGGTTTCTTTCATCGACTCAAAGGTGGAGGAGAGATCCGGTGGATGGATCACGCACTTTCCGTTGACGTAGATGGCATTGTCGATGATGGGCATGGGTGCCGTCCTTGCATGAAGACCGAAGTGTTTCCCGGTTGGGCAATGTACTGCACTGGATAGTTTGTCATCATCCGTCCTTCTCGTGTGCCGTTTTGTCTGCCCAAGCCCGGTGCCGGGGCGCTATTCCGGGGGATTGTGGAGCAGCGACTACCCTTGAGGAGTGACTTTCGACGTTGAGCCCCCAGCCCCAGAACCCACCGAGTACGATCCCATCCACGAAGAACGCCCAGAAGTTGGTGTCGGTCCGTGGGAGGGTGAGCTGCCGAGTGAGGGGCACTACGACCCCGAGTTGCTCAGCAACGGGGACCGACGCAACGTTGCTGACAAGTACCGCTACTGGTCCATGGAAGCGATTGTTGCCGATCTAGATGAGCGTCGGCACGACTTTCACATTGCCATTGAGAACTGGCAGCACGACATGAATATTGGCACGGTGGTGCGCACCGCGAACGCCTTCTTGGCCAAGGAAGTGCACATCATTGGCCGCCGTCGCTGGAATAAGCGTGGCGCCATGGTCACCGATCGATACCAGCACGTGCGCCACCACCCCACGGTGGAGGACTTCGTGGCCTGGGCCAAGGGCGAAGGGCTAGCGATCATCGGCATCGATATCTTCCCCGATTCCGAAAAACTGGAGACCTATGAACTGCCGCGCAACTGCGTGCTGGTCTTCGGGCAGGAAGGCCCTGGTCTTAGTGAAGAGGTCCATCAGAATGCCGAGGCAACGCTGTCCATCGAGCAATTTGGTTCCACCCGATCAATCAACGCCGCATCGGCCGCCGGAATCGCCATGCACGCGTGGATTCGTCGACACGTCTTTAACCAGTCGGTCTAAGGCCGCCCGTAACCTTGAGTAGAAAGCCCAACGTTTAGCGAATTACCCTTTTCTCTTCGTGGATCGTGAGTTAGCGTGAGTCTCGGACGTTCCATCTCGTGCACGGTTTCGGTGTCGTCACCGGCCGCATTGTTCGGGGAATGTCCGATGGTCCGCGCCGGCAACGGCCATGGTCACGCGACGCGAAACGGAGCTAATCACAGGTGAAGAAGCACCAGGTTAATCACTCGATGCCGGTGCCCAAGAGGCGCGATTTACGTCGCACGTCCAAGGGTTCAAAGGGCGCCGCACTGGGGATCGCGATCATCGCCACACTTGCTCTTGCTCCTTCGCCAACTCCCGGTGGGCGCCTCATTGACGCAGCTCCCGTTGCCTTTTCGCCGCTGAGTGTTGAGGCAGCCTCCTTTAACCAGCCGGTCGAGGTATCGCTACTTAGCGGCGTCGATTCCATTCGCTGGGACTCTGAAAATATCACCAGCGCCGCCGCTGGCGACCAAGTCTCCGATGCCTCTGACCCCGCTTCGGTGCTCAGCAGAGCAGGTTCGACCACCCAGCTGGTGGGACAAAGCGTTGGTCCATTGGGGGTTTTGCCAGCAGGAATCCAGCTGATCCACCCTGTTTCCTCTAGGCACATCACTAGCCCGTACGGGTGGAGGAATAACCCGACAGGTGCTGGCACCCAGATCCATATTGGACAGGACTATGCCATCCCGTGTGGATCGCCGGTCTATGCCACTGCCGATGGAACGGTGATCCAGTCGGCTTGGGCGGGGCACTCCGGAATGCGTGTGACAGTTGACCATGGGTCATCGGTGCGCACCGGCTACAGTCACAACTCCTCGTTGATTGCCAAGGTTGGTGAGCATGTTAAGCAAGGGCAGTTGATCGCCCTGAGCGGGACCACCGGTAACTCCACCGGCTGCCACGTACACTTCGAAGTCATCATCAACGGCCGCTGGAACGACCCCAGAAACTTCCTGCCCGCCATCCCGGGCCAGCCAAATCCGATGATTGATTCGCGCCGCACAACGATTGCCGCCGAACCAATTCGCAACACCGGTGAACCTCAAGCGAACAACGATAATGGGCACGATATT from Paeniglutamicibacter sp. Y32M11 encodes the following:
- the corA gene encoding magnesium/cobalt transporter CorA, which translates into the protein MPIIDNAIYVNGKCVIHPPDLSSTFESMKETGGMSWLGLYRPDQAEMNEVADELGLHELAVEDTLAGHQRPKLEHYGDHLFAVLRPARYLDEEEKVEFGELHVYAGTDFVVTVRHAESPKLAQVRHRLELDPDLLAIGPLAILYAVIDQVVDEYEPVFVGLENDIDEIEDELFSGTTNVSRRIYELSREVIDFQRALAPLEEVISGLRRDVRLSNVQESDALELDRKLIDVHDHAIRMTERIASFRALLTNALSLSSTLASQAATEAGLAQNEQMKKISSWAAIIFAPSLVTGIYGMNFSHMPELDWRFGYPAALGLMLLLAGGLYAIFKKNNWL
- a CDS encoding TrmH family RNA methyltransferase is translated as MTFDVEPPAPEPTEYDPIHEERPEVGVGPWEGELPSEGHYDPELLSNGDRRNVADKYRYWSMEAIVADLDERRHDFHIAIENWQHDMNIGTVVRTANAFLAKEVHIIGRRRWNKRGAMVTDRYQHVRHHPTVEDFVAWAKGEGLAIIGIDIFPDSEKLETYELPRNCVLVFGQEGPGLSEEVHQNAEATLSIEQFGSTRSINAASAAGIAMHAWIRRHVFNQSV
- a CDS encoding M23 family metallopeptidase: MKKHQVNHSMPVPKRRDLRRTSKGSKGAALGIAIIATLALAPSPTPGGRLIDAAPVAFSPLSVEAASFNQPVEVSLLSGVDSIRWDSENITSAAAGDQVSDASDPASVLSRAGSTTQLVGQSVGPLGVLPAGIQLIHPVSSRHITSPYGWRNNPTGAGTQIHIGQDYAIPCGSPVYATADGTVIQSAWAGHSGMRVTVDHGSSVRTGYSHNSSLIAKVGEHVKQGQLIALSGTTGNSTGCHVHFEVIINGRWNDPRNFLPAIPGQPNPMIDSRRTTIAAEPIRNTGEPQANNDNGHDIEVNRPEPSKPAPSPTGPQKETTAPKPTHETKPSRTPKPTQETKPGATPKPTPTRKPSPAPSDSTKPDETPTVTPPTDASSPTPPSTVPSAPGSTTPGSTAPTKPPTEVSDSTFVESPSGTSGQSEGTSTRMPSWEGSASSSLAE